The genome window GAGGAGCTGCGGGTTCTCGGAGCTTCCGCCGCGGCAGGTCATCCAGCGGTAGACTTCGGTCGCGAGGGCCGCGACGAAGGCGGGTTTCTCCTGGTCGTTGAGCGTGTTGAGATAGATGACGTTCAGCGGGACCCGGCCCGGGGAACTTGGCGCGAGCAGGACGTCGAGGTCGAGCGGCTGTCCGCCGGTGAAGAGCCGCGACATCGGTCCGGAGGCGAGGGCGTAGAGTTGCCGGCCCAGGGTTTCCCGGTTGGCCTTCGTCATCAGGAGATCGGCGTCGTCGACTCCGATCGAGTCCGGGGAGTAGGCCGCCGCGGCGATGTCGGTCAGCTGGATCTCGGTTGCGTTACCTTTTGCCACGAGCCCCCGCAGGACCTTCGCAAGAAACGCCTGCTGCTGATCGAAGCCCCGCGGCGTCGAGCCGACGAGCGACACGAGGTCCATCGCGACGGCATGGATCATCCCGTCGTACTCTTCCTGGCGGCGGTCGGGACGCTCATGTTCGAGGTCCTGCAGGCTCGGCAGGCGGATCGGGCTGAGGCAGAGCCGCGTGGCATGCGACGTTCCGGGCGTGAAGATCCGTGGTTCGACGCGCCGGACGTACTCGCGGTATCGCTCCCGCTGCTCCGCCGGGACGGATTCGATCGGCCGCTGTTTTAGGAACTGAACGAGGTCCCCTTGGGGATCGATCGCCAGGACGGGGACACCGCTGAGAATCGCCTCTTCGGCGAGGATCTTGGCGAACCAGGTCTTTCCGCTTCCGGCCGCTCCGACGACCGCCGTGTGCGTCGAGAGATTGCGGACGGGGAGTTCGACCGCGCCGCCCGCCCCTTTGACTCTGCCGAGATGCAAGCTTCGCGAGGCGTCTGGTGGTCGTGATGAGGTTTTGTCTTTCCCTGGTCGGGACGTCCGCTGCGCCGCCTCCTCAAGTTCGGCTGCGACATCGACCTCATCCGGTTCCTCAAGCGAGGGGGGCTCCGGCTCATCGAGGCTGACAGACGGGCCCTTATCCACTGCGAGCTCATCGCTTTGAAGAGCCGTCTTGCTCCACGTGACGAAGCTTCCCTCCTCCTTCGGCCCGAGCGTCTTCTCACAGTAGCCGTGCCTGTTCCACTTGCAGCCCTGGCAGACGGACGGCTCGCCGCGAGGTTTGAGGCCGGTGTCCGGGTTCTCCCCGTACCGCCGCCACTCCGCCATCGAGGCGAGCAGGTCGTAGACCTTGTGCCGCTGTTCGTAAACCTGGTCCCAGGAGAGCTCGTGGAGGACCCGCTTGGGATGCAGATACAGCACTCCCGCGCCGCAGCGGGTGCTGTGCTGGTGGTGATGCATCAGCGAGTAGGTGACGACCTGAAACAGGTCGTGATTGGGATGCGTGTCCGGCATCAGTTTGTAGTCGAGGATCCGCAGCGCGTCGGACCGCCAGTCGAAGAAGATGTAGTCGAGGCGGCCGGTGACATGGACGGGGGACTGCCGAGGCCCCACATGGAACGTGACGTCGAGCCGCTTGGAGAGATCGGCGAACAGTTGCTGGACGGTCTCCTGCGGGGTGCGGCCGACGCTGCGGCCGTAATGCACGATGTCGACGAACTCCTGGAAGTAGAGCCGGACGCAGCGCGTGAAGTTCTGGATGACTTCGGCGGATTTGCTGTGAAGCTGTGTCCGGTTGAGCGCCTCGTGGTGGAAGAGCCGCATCACCTCCTGCAGCAGACCGTCCCTGCTGTCATAGCGCTCGATGAGCTCCAGCAGCTCCGGCTTCCGGCGGCCCAGCCAGTTGAAGCGTTCGATCGAGTTGTGGAACAGCCCCCCCGCCGCGGTCGACTCGTCCCCGCCGACGGTCCAGGTCCGGGTGACTCGCGGCGATTGCGGCCGGTGCAGCCGGTTGTACTCGGAGTCGAAATAAAAGATTCGCGGGCAGGTCGCCGCGCTGCGGATCTGCGAGACCGAGAAGTGAAACGGCGGAACGAACGGCACAACACGCCTCTGTCGGTGAGATCAGGACCGTCCCAGGCTCTGTTTGACAACGGATTTGCGAGTCGTTCAGTCCACACTAGCCCGAAGCGCCAGCGAGGGGATTTCCGCGTCGTCCCTCGCTCGCGCGTCGGGCTGGTGTGAGTTTCCAATCAGAGCCTAAGGCTGCAGGAGCAGCAGGCCGTTCTGATGGTCCTTCGTCGCGAGCAGGTTTTCTCCAACCATTTTTCTGGCGACCGTCACCACGAGCTCATGCACTGCCTCAAACGGGGCCCGGACCTCCTTCGTGTTCTGCAAGGCGGCCTGGGTCACCTCGTTCGTAGTGATCGAGATCATCCATCCCAGGTTTCCGAGGATGATCGTTCGGACCTCCTCTTCCGTCGGAGGGGGCGGGGTTTCGGGACCGATGGGGGTGGTCGGCTCCGTCAGCAGTTCCTGCAGAACCGGATGCTGAACCAGGCGGTTCTGGCGATGGAGCGATTCGGCGACTTCCTCTGGAGTCAGCGAGTTGAAGCTGCCGCGGGGATGTTCGATGAGGATATCCGCGGCCTGAACAATGACGGACCGAAGCGAATCGAGTTCGACGTACTGTTGAAAGGTCAGCTTGATGTGCAGGAACCGCGAGGACTTCAACCGGACAAGGTCGCTGTAGAGGTCTTTGGATGTCGGTGTTTGCGGAAGCGGAGCTCGCTCTTCATCGGTGATCAGAATGCGGTGGTCCAGCGCCTTCGGGCATTGCAGCAGCCTGCGGAGGGCCGGGACGGAAGAACGGCCGTCGTTCGTGGCGATAAACGCGACGCCGCTGGTCACTTTCCTTCCGGACTTCGACTCCTTTTCTTCGGCCTCGAGATGGTAGGGAGGAAGCCGGCCCTCGATCCGCACGATGGATTGAATCGTGTACGCCGGACGGCCGATGCAGTGGCGGGCGAGCTGTTGGACGACCGTCGCGAGGTTGTCGGCATCGGGAGGGAGCGCGCCCGGATGGTCGAGGCGTCCGGCGATCGCCTCGTTGAGCGCCTCGTTCACGGCCGCGTCGATGATCTCGTCCCGCGTTCGCTTGTCATCGACCGGCGGATCGGAAGTACCGAGATCCCACAGTTTGAGCCATTGGTCAGGGCCGAGACTTTGAAGTCGATCGCGTTCCGTTTCCCAGGCGTCACTGGCCCACTTGAGGACCTGCCGTGGGCGGACGTCCGGATAACTTCCGAACTGTTCCTCGTACTCCTTCTCCGAGAGGGGGAAGTAGGCGTGTGCGTCGAAGTGCAGCCGAAGTTCGGCAACCTGCTGAAACCGCTGTCGAACGCGGCGTAGTCTTGCCGCCAGCAGCTTACGAATCTGCTGTTGAGGAACGAGCGGCAACTCCAGGTGCTGCTCGGCGATGCGATCTCGTTGAGCCTCCGTGATCACGTTCTTGTCGAGGAACGAGATCAAGGTTTCTCTCACTCCCGACGTCACGACGATCAGATGCTTCGACGAGTCGAGGAGCGCATGCAGGAACCGCATCAGCGAGCGGATCTGCGC of Planctomyces sp. SH-PL14 contains these proteins:
- a CDS encoding PD-(D/E)XK nuclease family protein; this translates as MPFVPPFHFSVSQIRSAATCPRIFYFDSEYNRLHRPQSPRVTRTWTVGGDESTAAGGLFHNSIERFNWLGRRKPELLELIERYDSRDGLLQEVMRLFHHEALNRTQLHSKSAEVIQNFTRCVRLYFQEFVDIVHYGRSVGRTPQETVQQLFADLSKRLDVTFHVGPRQSPVHVTGRLDYIFFDWRSDALRILDYKLMPDTHPNHDLFQVVTYSLMHHHQHSTRCGAGVLYLHPKRVLHELSWDQVYEQRHKVYDLLASMAEWRRYGENPDTGLKPRGEPSVCQGCKWNRHGYCEKTLGPKEEGSFVTWSKTALQSDELAVDKGPSVSLDEPEPPSLEEPDEVDVAAELEEAAQRTSRPGKDKTSSRPPDASRSLHLGRVKGAGGAVELPVRNLSTHTAVVGAAGSGKTWFAKILAEEAILSGVPVLAIDPQGDLVQFLKQRPIESVPAEQRERYREYVRRVEPRIFTPGTSHATRLCLSPIRLPSLQDLEHERPDRRQEEYDGMIHAVAMDLVSLVGSTPRGFDQQQAFLAKVLRGLVAKGNATEIQLTDIAAAAYSPDSIGVDDADLLMTKANRETLGRQLYALASGPMSRLFTGGQPLDLDVLLAPSSPGRVPLNVIYLNTLNDQEKPAFVAALATEVYRWMTCRGGSSENPQLLFYLDEARDFLPAGTAQPPAKRPVTRLFTQGRKYGVGCLVCTQSPRSVDYNIFGNCSTKLIGRLETSQDSERVSEWFSNQGPRPPWIGARTGAEKGTFVGRWPDQPDSLDGAVFETRTLFSVHEGAWTADRIEKELQQAAPPPA
- a CDS encoding AAA family ATPase, yielding MELTTDAVCRAGQTSQGHEMDATKETFFQVIRGSNPFDSKRVTSLPDENDSHFVDVEEIHATYLERLKGWTNDIRGADRSLGVLLTGNPGTGKSHLLARYCRWAKKEKTAFYVYLHNVMASPEWMSRHLLRSVMSALVEGRDSFDDCMLYHLVHQALKTIIARQNLPRTLNREVARKAFVTAMQDAGLRPDRINAQIITVLFAFFEKINASPEVKGPAKAFVNNVVDWLSGNSISEEAAQEIGLQPQSDDLDEEKLIRLKDEHHIEQVLLVLGSLSGIAGRALLICLDQADNLTEAQIRSLMRFLHALLDSSKHLIVVTSGVRETLISFLDKNVITEAQRDRIAEQHLELPLVPQQQIRKLLAARLRRVRQRFQQVAELRLHFDAHAYFPLSEKEYEEQFGSYPDVRPRQVLKWASDAWETERDRLQSLGPDQWLKLWDLGTSDPPVDDKRTRDEIIDAAVNEALNEAIAGRLDHPGALPPDADNLATVVQQLARHCIGRPAYTIQSIVRIEGRLPPYHLEAEEKESKSGRKVTSGVAFIATNDGRSSVPALRRLLQCPKALDHRILITDEERAPLPQTPTSKDLYSDLVRLKSSRFLHIKLTFQQYVELDSLRSVIVQAADILIEHPRGSFNSLTPEEVAESLHRQNRLVQHPVLQELLTEPTTPIGPETPPPPTEEEVRTIILGNLGWMISITTNEVTQAALQNTKEVRAPFEAVHELVVTVARKMVGENLLATKDHQNGLLLLQP